The Vibrio echinoideorum DNA window GTGCATGATCTGCATTGTGTCTGCAGTGATCTCATCGTTTAGCATTACACCGCCACAACCGTTCAGTTGTAGGTCAATGAAACCCGGGCTTAGGTTTGCTCCATCTAGGTCACGGACCTCGATTCCTTCTGGTAATTCAGAGATAGGACAGACTTTTTTGATCAATTCGTTTTTGATTACAACAGCATGATCGGTTAGAACATCACTACCAGTGTAAATTTTACAGTTACTTAGCGCGTACATAGTCAGCTAATCCTTATTTCGTGAGATCTTTTAAATTTTTCGTTACCTAAATGTGGACTTAGTTTGCGAGCATCATTTACGTAACGATTTATCTTTTATGGGCAAACGGCTTCAAAAAGGGAAGCGAGTTTAAGTGTTTGAAAAATATGTGAACAGTTCGTTTTTTATATAAGTATAGGCTAAGTATTACCGATTATTTGTCGGTCTTTTCGACTAAAATAATCGTGTATTAGTCCAATAGTTAGGTTTGAATATTATCTATAAATGTTCATTTTTTTGAATGATAAAATAAGTTTTATGATCTCGCTAGCAAAAACCTCTGTATTTGGTAAAAACTGGTGATTATGATCACAAATGATAAGGTTTTAATTTGCGGAGCAAAATTAATTGAATACACTGAATAGGACTAAATTGAGCGACTAAAATAAGTTTCTCAAACGAATTCTAAAAAATCCTATAGGGGGAAACAACTGGTGAATATTCTAGGATATGCACAGAAGCTTGGTAAGGCGTTAATGCTACCAATCGCAACGCTTCCGATTGCGGCGCTTCTTTTACGTTTAGGTCAAGGCGATCTACTTGATATTCCATTCATGGCAGAAGCTGGTGGTGCTATCTTCGGTAACCTACCACTGCTATTTGGTCTAGGTATCGCGATTGGTCTTTCTAAAGACGGTAACGGCGCAGCGGGTCTTGCTGGTGCAGTTGCTTACTTCGTACTAACAGCGACAGCAACGACAATCAACGCTGACGTTAACATGTCATTCTTCGGCGGTATCTTTGCAGGTATCATCGCGGGTCACTCTTACAACGCTTTCCATGCAACACGCCTTCCTGAGTGGCTGGCTTTCTTCGCGGGTAAACGTTTAGTACCTATAATGGCCGGTCTATTTGCACTTGTTGCAGGTGCTGTGTCTGGTGTGGTTTGGCCTGGTATTCAATCTGGTCTAGATGCATTAGCTCACGCGGTATCAACGTCTGGTGCTGTTGGCCAATTCGTTTACGGTACTCTTAACCGTGCACTTATCCCTGTAGGTCTACACCACGTGTTGAACTCATACTTCTGGTTCGGTATGGGTACGTGTCAAGAAATCATCGTTGCTGGTCAAGGCGCATTCGCTAACATCACTCAACTTTGTGTTGACCCTGCATTGGCTAAAACTTTAGTTGTTGGTCAAGAACATACATTCACATTCGCTAACTCAGTAACTCCAGAAATTACTACTGTTGTTAAAGAAGTGACTGAAACAGTTAAATCTGGCGACCTACACCGTTTCTTCGGTGGCGATAAAGGCGCTGGCGTATTCATGAACGGTTTCTTCCCAGTAATGATGTTCGGTCTACCAGGTGCTGCACTTGCAATGTACCTAGCTGCTCCTGCTGAAAAACGTAGCCAAGTTGGTGGCGCACTGTTCTCTGTTGCATTCTGTTCATTCCTAACAGGTATCACAGAGCCGCTAGAATTCATGTTCGTATTCCTAGCTCCTGCGCTATACGCAATGCACGCTGTATTTACTGGTCTGTCTCTAGTTGTTGCTAACATGTTTGGTACTCTGCACGGTTTCGGTTTCTCTGCTGGTCTTATCGACTTCGTTTTGAACTGGGGTCTAGCAACTAAACCATTCACTCTACTATTGATTGGCTTAGCATTCGGTGCTCTATACTTCTTCACTTTCTCTTTCGCAATCCGCGCTTTCAACTTGAAGTCGCCAGGTCGTGAAGATGATGACGAAGCAGTAACTGCTCCTGCAGGCGACGCACCTAAAGGTGATGTTGCACGCCAATACCTAAAA harbors:
- the nagE gene encoding N-acetylglucosamine-specific PTS transporter subunit IIBC — encoded protein: MLPIATLPIAALLLRLGQGDLLDIPFMAEAGGAIFGNLPLLFGLGIAIGLSKDGNGAAGLAGAVAYFVLTATATTINADVNMSFFGGIFAGIIAGHSYNAFHATRLPEWLAFFAGKRLVPIMAGLFALVAGAVSGVVWPGIQSGLDALAHAVSTSGAVGQFVYGTLNRALIPVGLHHVLNSYFWFGMGTCQEIIVAGQGAFANITQLCVDPALAKTLVVGQEHTFTFANSVTPEITTVVKEVTETVKSGDLHRFFGGDKGAGVFMNGFFPVMMFGLPGAALAMYLAAPAEKRSQVGGALFSVAFCSFLTGITEPLEFMFVFLAPALYAMHAVFTGLSLVVANMFGTLHGFGFSAGLIDFVLNWGLATKPFTLLLIGLAFGALYFFTFSFAIRAFNLKSPGREDDDEAVTAPAGDAPKGDVARQYLKALGGHENLTSIDACITRLRLTLKDRSIADEVVLKKLGAKGVVKLGENNLQVILGPLAEIVAGEMKAIGAGEDLSDVKLP